The segment TTCGGCAGTTTCGCCAGTAACCGGCATGACACCTTCTAGCAACTGATCGCCACGACCATTACGCACTCGACCAGTTTCTCTTATGTACTCAGCATCAAAGCAGTCTTCTGGATCGGATTGTTGACTATAACGATACTGCAATCGTACTAAACGCTGTTTGCCAGTTATATTTAAAAGTTCAGTGTGAAAAAGTGAGAGGGGTGCTACTACACACTCATCACCTAATTGAAAAGTGTAACGTAACCTTTTTTTAGGTTTAGACACCTATATTTTTAAACGAATATTAACATTATTTCTCTACCAATAATTACTAGTTATTTACCTCAAAATATTTCTCCTGAgctccacatatttctaaatttaaatgacaaaacttttcctttaaattcattaataaaactgcatcatcataatcatcctCAATATTACAATCCTTATAAGGAAAACAACATTTACGTAGTAAAGCATAAAATACTTGTGTTACATCACCACCACCATAGCCTAAACGCACTCTTGTATCAGGCTGTGAAATACCATCTTCTACACAGGATATGGAACATTTTTGATCACCCACATCTACAACACAGGCATAACCTAAACCCGCACCAAATGTGGCGGCCACATGATCTTGCAGAAGGAAACAGGCGCGAAATTTTAATCGTGTTAATAATAAAGTCACCAGTTCTCTGAGAACACTTCGATTGTAGACATCCGGCACAACCAAAACCGCTCCATATTGTACCAAACTTTTGCGAGGTATTTCCATACGCTCATGTATAGCGTAAGACCAAATAGCTTCTAAATCTGATAGGACAGATGTCAAAGATCCTCCCACATTTGAGTGCAGATTCAGCTCACCTCTTTTCATGGGAAAATGTATATTATAGTCGGCAACttcatttacattaattttgaGCAAatctttatcaaaaatattgtccGCAAATTCATTGGCCTCCTTTTTTACTAATGTATCTTCGGTTTTTATACCTGCCTCCAAGGGCAATTCCTCCGGCACGGTACGTCTATTAAATGTGGCAATTTGTTGTGGTGGTGTGGCAATACGCAATCTTTTTAGTCCACCACTGCGTTCTTCGTGTTGTGGTATATGCGATTGTATAGCATGGGATACTTGCAATCTACTTTCCTCAAATTCCTGcataatttcattttgtttgtcGTTCTCTGGCATAGAAGGTAAAAGAGGATCATGATGCTGTAATTTCGGGTTATTCTGTGGTGTTTGTTTACGTCTTCGTCCTATAGCATGTAGTATTGTTAAAGGATTTAGATCACTAGCACGGCCTATGCGAAGATTAAGAGAACCGGGGTGTATTACAATTATCTTTTGTGCctgcatttttataatttttacgaaatttaatttattatatttttgttgtcctACAATTCATTCCGTTATATTTATAACTGCTTCTTTATATTGATAAACAATAAGTCACTGTAGGTTGATGACACTTGTCTAAATAATGATGTTATCATTTATAATGAATAATGATgtacattgaaaaaaaaataaaacaataatgtgTATTGCTATAAAAATACGATTGaactgtttaaatatatttttttataccatCAATTCCGCGGGCGCAGTATACCGATTCAGAATGAATGCCGAGtcaatttgtattttgaaaaaagatCTTGGTTTTTAATTCTTCCAGTTATTAATAAACTGATTACAACctgtttaatttaaacttatttatttttcaggTGTATATTTTGTTCAGACAAAATCAATTTCTCAACAAACATGTTTGAACAACTCTTATCATCTGGCAACCACAATTGTTAAACAGCTGAAAAACACATTTTGACATTTGTGGCCTTGATTAAAAAACACCCcgagaaataacaacaaaaaactagttAATTTACTCActgttatttacattttatttttcaatgagCAAGCACAtaccaaaaaacaaacaagtgaATTAAATTAACTAcaatataaatgaattaataaaatctaataaaaaacaaacgcaacaaataataaaacaagaaattacGAAAGTTAACGTGTATGTACCAACATATGGTTAAAgacaaaaaattatcaaaaaggcgaacaaataaattaattattttaatcaaGAATACGATAAAGTGGAAAGataattacttaaatttattaattgttttataatatggATTCGAAAACAAAAGATACGTTTTTGGCAGCAGAAGTTAAAGCATGTTCGACAAACAAAGCAACATTGGCCACACAATTGGCTACGTACCGTGTGTATGTGGTTACCTGGAATGTGGGCAGTAGATTTCCAGACAACATTTCATTACGCAACCTGTTGGGTCTTAATTCTGCCGTAGAAGATCATCATTTACCCGATATATATGCTCTTGGTCTACAGGAAGTCAATGCCCAGCCGCAACAACAGGTATTGGGTCTATTTAAAAAAGATCCTTGGACGGCTAAAGCAAAAGATTTACTTAAAGACTTTGATTATGTTGCCATAAAAACCGAACAAATGCAGGGTTTATTATTAACCATGTTTGTACGACGTGTACATGTCGCCCATTTGCGTGATATTGAAGCAGAATTTACTCGTACTGGTTTTGGCGGCATATGGGGCAATAAGGGAGCTGTTAGTAtacgttttaatatttatggcTGTGGTTTAACTTTCATAGTGGCCCATTTGGCAGCTCATGATCATCACTTGGAAGAGCGTATTGAAGATTTCAAACAAATTATGGataatcatcattatcatgTAGCACGCTTTAGAGAAATTCTGGATCATGATTATGTTTTTTGGTTTGGTGACttaaattttcgtttaatgGGCGATGACTCGGCCCAGGCCGTGCGCGATAAAGTAGTTAAGGAGGAAGCTTTGGAAGAACTTATGCAGCGTGATCAATTGAATCATGTAAGAGAGGTAACACAAGAAGCTTTTCCTCTATTACACGAACGTAAACCAGCCTTTCCAcctacatttaaatttaaagaaggtACCTCGGAATATGATCTAAAGAGAAGACCAGCCTGGACAGATCGTATTTTATATGCAGTACAACCCCTCAATCGTCAACCTAATATGCCTTTAGAAATTGAGCAATGCGCCTATAAATCCCATCCGGGATACAATATTAGTGATCATAAGCCTGTAACAAGTGAATTTACCATTAAACTCTATCCCAATTACCGTGCTCCCTGTGTGGAATTTCAGGATATTACACTATGGAAGATTGGCGATGAAAATACAGTGGAGTATAAAAAACCCATGGACTTTGAGGAACGTGATCATGACTGGATTGGTATCTATCGTGTAGACTATGCCAGTCTTAAGGAATATGTTGCCTATGAGTATGTTAATCAAGCCGATTCGCCACCCTCTTCTCCTGACTCTATAGTTGATCCATTTTGGGATGATGGTCCCACACGCCGTCATGGTCATTCACATCGCCATAAACGTGAACGTTTGAGGAGACAACAGGAAGCCAATGAGGAAATAGTACGTTTGGATTTTGCCGATGATGTAGAACTTAAAGATGGCGaagaatatattttgatttatttccaaaataccGGACTGCGTGGTGTTACCTCGGTGGCGGGCATTAGCAATGTTTTTAAGGCCGCAAAAAGAACGACTTCACCTAACTTTGGCAATGTTGATTAacatcattattttaaaattttcgttaaagcATTTAAAAGGCTTTTTCTCTTAGttgtttgttatatatatttttttgtttttagctgaatttgtttatgttgtaactaactaatatttttggaaGTTTTATTCATAATGTAGACCATCCTTGtcttatatttaagtttaaacaatgacaaaattataatatagtTGTAAAATAGAATATTGTAACGTCTTTGTGTTAATCAACAAACATAccaagttaattttaaaaattgaatcaTACTTTTGTTAAATTCAATTATTATAATTGTGTCACAAATAAATCTGTAGTTTTTAATAATGATTTGTGTGTTTGATTATTGTCAACCTTAAGAAACAAGTTTACaaatgtaaaagaaattattgcaatataatgagaaaaaagaaaactgtttatTAGAAAACCTACAAATCTGGCGAGTACGGGAACAGATCAATGTTGcttaataaatgtatgtaaCATCTAAGTTTTCTTGTGGTCATTAATTTGTTCttaaaatgagtttttaaaatatgtagactacaatcacaataaaaatgatcaatatTCATCTTATATAgtattaaattacttaaaaaaatctataaatagtttttatcttCTGCATGATCTAacaataatttatacaattaaaaaaaatgattcagaacttttttttacaatttcgtttacaaaaattttaaaagcgtTTTTAATTAAGTGTCTTATTCAAATGTTAAAGCCATCAATACACTCACACACTTCTCACATTTCACTTcacccctttagaaaatgttcatgttcttttgttaaatttgaatttattttaattaattgtttatctGACATACAAATTGCATTTAGAATATAtccaatatgtatttaaatgacACTGTTTGTTTGTAACTTTTTCagggaaaaaattttcaaatgattcACACGGATACTAATGCCCCAGCTATTTAAATAATTGGGAAATCATTGAAAATTACCTCCAGTTTTTGTCCAAGTTCAATGTTTATTTGAATATGATCTAAAGTGAAAACCAACCTGGAAAGATCGTATTTTATATGTAGAAGAACCCATCAATAGTCAACCCAAAATGTCTTTAGAAATTAAGAAATGCGTATTAAATTCCTTCCGGAATGCAATATTAGTGgtcattttgttttaacatttcgACTGTGTCCgttagttctttcctgggggaAAAAAACTTTCGCTTGATTTAGCTAAAGTGAGGATCTAATTGGCGTGAGAACGCTTAGTGgtcataaaaaagttaaaagtgaATTAACGATTAAAATTTCATACTGAACTTGTCActtatagaacattttgtagCGGGTGTGGCGGCTAGACTTCGAGGAGACACCTTTGATAAAAATTCCTACTAGGGATGATTGGCTTGTATCCGATAGACTGTTTGGTGGGTGTGCAGTTTTCACTGACGGGTCCAAGATGGATACCGGCAGGGGTACCGGTGTCTATATCGCTGATATCAACATAAAACGGCCATACACACTCCCTGACGAATGTAGTGTCTTCCAAGCAGCGATCCTAGTTATCGGGAATGCGACGGATCTGATAAGGAATCATATCGATTCGGGTTCGGTTGTGACAATTTATGTCGATAGTCAATATGCTCCTAGAGCATTGGATCGTCACACGGTACACTCGCACCTAGGTGGAGATTGTAGAAATGCCCTTAGGGACATTATAAGACTGTTTGTCATTAGATTGTGTTGGGTGCCAGGGCACTGTAATCGCATGGTAATGAGGTTGCGGACGAACTAGCTAGATTAGGTTCGAACCTTGATATAGATGACAGGGAATGGATGGTAAAACCACCCATTTGTCACTATAATAGGTTTATATTCGAAAGATAATGCGACATCATTAACCAGTCCTGGAATAGTAGATTGGATTGCAAAATATCAAAGGCCCTATGGCCAAAACTAAGTGGGACAGTAGTGTACCGGACTATTGCAGGTTATGCGAAGATAAGGAGGAAGTAGGGACGATCGAGCATATTATTTGTCAATGTCCTAGGGTACAGAAATGGCTAAAGAATAGGGGGAAATTTTGGGACGAACTGGGGGAAATTTTGGGACTTAACCCTCGCAGTCTACTAGGTTTTCTCAAGGGTATTAGTAACTTCTTTGACTGGGTTTTATAGGACAATATGGATTtcctttattatatataaaggaattatatattatatgtaattatctgtttttttttcattcttgtgTTGTGGTAGTGTTTTGGATTCATTATGAACATGTATTTAATTTCtctctaaaaatatttgtagaattCAATATAAGCTTCCAattataaggaaaattttttatgagagTTACTCAAGAACGTAGAAAATATTGGATcgattctaaaaaattttaatttttttaaatcttttataactttatacatCTTAATTTATATGTTAGATTGTACCAACCCCCTTCTCTCTCTATTTCAAATAAGCAATTCCATGATCACTTATGTTACTGATCAAAAATTGAatgttctatgaaaaatttccaaCAAAAGTGCCACAACAATTTACGATCATTTTATATTTCTCGCCAAATAAAGGAtttattatactaaaatatatttcaaataaatctcttcgaaataataaatatatatatattttttaattttacgatAATAAGTGTCTATAAATTTATCATTTAcggttattttttttctttgttttgtgtaaacaatatttcgaattaaaaacattttagataAGAAGAGGTAACCAACCATATGACTAAGTTAACGCAAATAACGATTGCTGTGACACAATTGCTAACGATAAGaatatttaatgtttacttTACTCCCAATGGATCGTGTGTATAGAAGAACTAATGTAATGAGTATTTGTTCATTTCATAAATTTGTCCACACTTATAgagatattaaaattaaacataatttatgaGTTGTTCACATTAATTTAGATTTGTAAGAGCTCGTATAAGATAAGAGATCAAATCAATTGTTGTCATATAATTTTCAGTTAATATAATTAAGATAAATTAAATAAGTGTATAGTTTCTAATTAtgttataatatacatacaatatgcattattatttattaaaataaaatattattttctaattttttttttcaaatctattTATGTTGCTGCTTTTAAAGATCAAAAATATCTGGtgatgaaaagaaaaaagatcGTCATTGCcacaatttcctttaaaaatcgtGCCGTTGcatctaaaaatagaaaaaaaatgtcattaaaataattctacaattaaataaacattcagTAAATACTTACATCTGTTGTGGgggtatatatttaaaataaatatttgtttgatcttgaaaattattaaaacaacagcttttttttcatttaaaatatttcattgtatatagattttattgtttatatttttcgtcaaaaaacaaaaaaaactttcgctGTAAATCAAttcaattacatatttattttaaaaataaaataaagaaaataatacaaaattttataaataatatatttatgttttataaatatatataattgttaaatgttatttgtttacttttccatattaggtaaaatttaatttttattaattcaagttatatattcaaattttttcaaaaaatcagtctatattatttattcgtaattattgtttttacaatttttatttattttttaaattaaaatctggTTTTATGGGTTTTAAATCGAATTATTTGTACAATTCACAATAAATGTCGTATTGTTGTAGAGTTGTATAtcgttaaaatatttcaaataaaatgttttttaaaacaaaaacaaatcaattgtaaaaaattacgacatactacgatacaagcGTACAACAATGATTGTGAATGTGCcaattatttcactttttcgactttatatttaattagtagtattttaataaaatgctttGAGTGTTTTAAGTAAAACTAATCATgacatttttaatcaaaattttacaaaagtgatatttgcaaaaaacagctgttcattgtttatgtttttgactgaaagGTTGGCAATACTAACTAAGTTAACTGATCCTGGTAAAACACAATCGTTGGTTAAAGTCAGCCTTAATTTGattcgagtttaatctaacagcatgTTAGAAATTGCTTAACTGGGTAGAAAAAGAAACCCGCTCTTAGTCTCTATTTAGACAAGATCAAACAGATCAGTACATAGAGCATTTATCTCTAAAGTTATTGACATTTAAACTTTAACAAGCCTCATTTTATGAAAGATTTGTGGAGCTTTGTTGGCTAGAACTAGAAGATATTTCGTATATCAGATACATTGAAACATCGTTTGCTCGAGGAAACAAAAATTTGCCTAAATTACCACATAAGTGAACAAGTAAATTTAAtcgtaatttttctttttgacaTGATAGCATTTGATATCAAACAAGAATATCAGTGAATTTTAGCTTCAATTTTAGATATTTAAGCATATGCAGCAATTCTGGTTTCACCTGCATCGTCACCCGAGAAATCGATCTAAATTCCAAACACTATATTTTAACACTCCGAGGCTAGTTCAGAAAATATCACTTTCATAgactttaaaattcaatttttgtcAAGTTTGAGtacatatagtagtacatataggcgaaactgaaggggttttcagagaaaaatttgtattatctTCACaaagacgagctctgagagaatataACAAACTtctgagaactaaacgcactcactaaacatcaaattttcttcgcaaaatcgcgaggatattaccacttattaatttttctaaaatgtacagcttttcatttttcaattttaattaaaataaaatgtcaaagaatagaaaatatttttttttcgtttgtaaaatataaattattttcggggttttaaataaattaaaagtgttgaacaaaataataaatattaagtttaagtgataagaaaaactaataagtggtaatatcctcgctgtttgttttattctctcagaactcgtctgtgtgaagacaataaaaatttttctttaaaaatcccttcagtttcgcctatatg is part of the Lucilia cuprina isolate Lc7/37 chromosome 3, ASM2204524v1, whole genome shotgun sequence genome and harbors:
- the LOC111688832 gene encoding actin-related protein 8, with the protein product MQAQKIIVIHPGSLNLRIGRASDLNPLTILHAIGRRRKQTPQNNPKLQHHDPLLPSMPENDKQNEIMQEFEESRLQVSHAIQSHIPQHEERSGGLKRLRIATPPQQIATFNRRTVPEELPLEAGIKTEDTLVKKEANEFADNIFDKDLLKINVNEVADYNIHFPMKRGELNLHSNVGGSLTSVLSDLEAIWSYAIHERMEIPRKSLVQYGAVLVVPDVYNRSVLRELVTLLLTRLKFRACFLLQDHVAATFGAGLGYACVVDVGDQKCSISCVEDGISQPDTRVRLGYGGGDVTQVFYALLRKCCFPYKDCNIEDDYDDAVLLMNLKEKFCHLNLEICGAQEKYFEVSKPKKRLRYTFQLGDECVVAPLSLFHTELLNITGKQRLVRLQYRYSQQSDPEDCFDAEYIRETGRVRNGRGDQLLEGVMPVTGETAEDELVVVDNYEVEERSNNLRNTEKDEELYYSSTNGQIVPLDLAIVRSIERCSSDDMKRKMYGCILLVGGGSKIPGFSKWLEQKITLQLSATTNHNRSMDQLPFEVNVCVKEMDAAMIAWKGAAIMSCLESAPELWLIASEWEKYGLRILREKATFMW
- the LOC111688831 gene encoding inositol polyphosphate 5-phosphatase K produces the protein MDSKTKDTFLAAEVKACSTNKATLATQLATYRVYVVTWNVGSRFPDNISLRNLLGLNSAVEDHHLPDIYALGLQEVNAQPQQQVLGLFKKDPWTAKAKDLLKDFDYVAIKTEQMQGLLLTMFVRRVHVAHLRDIEAEFTRTGFGGIWGNKGAVSIRFNIYGCGLTFIVAHLAAHDHHLEERIEDFKQIMDNHHYHVARFREILDHDYVFWFGDLNFRLMGDDSAQAVRDKVVKEEALEELMQRDQLNHVREVTQEAFPLLHERKPAFPPTFKFKEGTSEYDLKRRPAWTDRILYAVQPLNRQPNMPLEIEQCAYKSHPGYNISDHKPVTSEFTIKLYPNYRAPCVEFQDITLWKIGDENTVEYKKPMDFEERDHDWIGIYRVDYASLKEYVAYEYVNQADSPPSSPDSIVDPFWDDGPTRRHGHSHRHKRERLRRQQEANEEIVRLDFADDVELKDGEEYILIYFQNTGLRGVTSVAGISNVFKAAKRTTSPNFGNVD